The Luteolibacter rhizosphaerae genome window below encodes:
- a CDS encoding polysaccharide biosynthesis/export family protein, with the protein MTTTPANPPQAASVWQRVRRGLASSLMALSAIAMAGFFSACEGPEPYTEIPADVMSARPTGTLSAGDVIQVSYPGAPELNTTQRIQANGRVSLPKVGDVSASGKSVASLQSQLSGMYTSHLQNPTVLVAVETAAAGVYISGEVNKPGKIPLDRPMTAFEAVMEAGGFSKFANRKQVVVVRNQGGKHQRYALNLDDTLSGANHNAFYLRPYDTVYVKQSRW; encoded by the coding sequence ATGACGACAACCCCAGCAAACCCTCCTCAGGCCGCTTCCGTGTGGCAACGCGTTCGCCGCGGTCTGGCTTCCTCCCTGATGGCGCTCTCCGCCATCGCCATGGCCGGCTTCTTCAGCGCTTGTGAGGGGCCCGAGCCCTACACCGAGATCCCCGCCGACGTGATGTCGGCTCGCCCGACCGGCACGCTGTCCGCCGGCGATGTGATCCAAGTGAGCTACCCCGGTGCCCCCGAGCTCAATACCACCCAGCGCATCCAGGCGAACGGCCGCGTGAGCCTGCCGAAGGTGGGTGACGTCAGCGCCTCCGGCAAGAGCGTGGCCTCGCTCCAGTCCCAGCTGAGCGGGATGTACACCAGCCACCTTCAGAACCCCACCGTGCTCGTCGCCGTGGAGACCGCAGCCGCGGGTGTCTATATCTCCGGTGAGGTGAACAAGCCGGGCAAGATCCCGCTCGATCGCCCGATGACCGCCTTTGAAGCCGTCATGGAAGCCGGTGGTTTCTCGAAGTTCGCGAATCGCAAGCAGGTCGTGGTCGTCCGTAATCAAGGCGGCAAGCATCAGCGCTATGCCCTGAATCTGGACGACACCCTCTCCGGCGCGAACCACAACGCCTTCTACCTCCGGCCCTACGACACGGTCTACGTGAAGCAGAGCCGCTGGTAA
- the rfbA gene encoding glucose-1-phosphate thymidylyltransferase RfbA, which translates to MLGPDNSYLAPTADDLALRKGIILAGGTGSRLFPMTHSVSKQLIPVYDKPMIYYPLTVLMLAGVKEILLISTPRDLPAFEHLLGDGSQWGLEISYAPQPKPEGLAQAFIIGEEFLAGEPACLVLGDNLFYGHDLAKSLLAASRRKQGATVFGYHTKEPEQYGVVEFDAEGNVVSLEEKPAKPKSNYAVPGIYFYDSKVAEIAKALKPSPRGELEITDLNRVYLEQGNLRVELLGRGTTWLDTGTPDSLADATQFVQVIQQRQGLKIACPEEVAFLQGRIDREKLNESIKKYAKTPYGEYLATL; encoded by the coding sequence ATGCTCGGTCCAGACAATAGCTACCTCGCCCCTACCGCGGACGATCTCGCGCTGCGGAAAGGCATCATCCTCGCCGGCGGCACCGGCAGCCGCTTGTTCCCCATGACCCACTCGGTCAGCAAGCAGCTGATCCCGGTCTATGACAAGCCGATGATCTACTACCCGCTCACCGTGCTGATGCTCGCGGGCGTGAAGGAGATCCTGCTGATCTCCACCCCGCGCGATCTGCCGGCTTTCGAGCACCTGTTAGGGGATGGCTCGCAGTGGGGCCTGGAGATCTCTTACGCCCCGCAGCCGAAGCCGGAGGGCCTCGCCCAAGCATTCATCATCGGGGAGGAGTTCCTCGCCGGTGAGCCCGCCTGCCTCGTCCTGGGGGATAACCTCTTCTACGGTCACGACCTCGCGAAGTCCCTCCTCGCGGCATCCCGCCGAAAGCAAGGCGCCACCGTCTTCGGCTATCACACCAAGGAGCCGGAGCAGTATGGTGTCGTCGAGTTCGATGCCGAGGGCAACGTGGTCTCTCTGGAGGAGAAGCCCGCCAAGCCCAAGTCGAACTACGCCGTTCCCGGCATCTACTTCTACGACAGCAAGGTCGCGGAGATCGCGAAGGCGCTCAAGCCCTCCCCGCGCGGCGAACTGGAGATCACCGATCTCAACCGCGTGTATCTGGAGCAGGGTAACCTCCGCGTCGAACTGCTCGGCCGCGGCACCACTTGGCTGGATACCGGCACCCCGGATTCGCTGGCGGATGCCACCCAGTTCGTTCAGGTCATCCAGCAGCGTCAGGGTCTCAAGATCGCCTGCCCGGAGGAGGTCGCATTCCTTCAGGGCCGCATCGATCGCGAGAAGCTGAACGAGTCGATCAAGAAATACGCCAAGACCCCGTATGGGGAATACCTCGCCACCCTCTGA
- the rfbB gene encoding dTDP-glucose 4,6-dehydratase → MNILVTGGAGFIGSNLVHYLLRDASAELGVPVDKVVNLDKLTYAGNRSSLDDLDSDPRHIFAQGDICDEKFVGGLLREHKIDAVMHLAAESHVDRSIDGPEAFIMTNVVGTFKLLDAFRKYLVESGRTKLPNYGKSIADGGESAFLHVSTDEVFGSLGAEDPMFCETTPYAPNSPYSASKAGSDHLARAYHHTYGMPVLTTNCSNNYGPFQFPEKLLPLMIQKTLRGESLPVYGDGTNIRDWLYVEDHCRGLATALVRGTMGETYVIGGKNEIRNIDVVRALIKTVHELAPESATKSADELITYVKDRPGHDQRYAIDPARIENELGWSPRENFETGLRKTVQWYLDNQEWINAIENGSYRGERLGTLA, encoded by the coding sequence ATGAACATACTCGTCACCGGCGGCGCCGGCTTCATCGGCTCGAACCTTGTCCACTACTTGCTACGCGACGCGTCTGCCGAGCTCGGCGTGCCCGTCGACAAGGTGGTCAACCTCGACAAGCTCACCTATGCGGGCAACCGCTCGAGCCTGGACGACCTCGATTCCGATCCCCGTCACATCTTCGCCCAAGGCGATATCTGCGACGAGAAGTTCGTGGGCGGCCTGCTCCGCGAGCACAAGATCGATGCCGTCATGCACCTCGCCGCGGAGTCCCACGTGGACCGCTCGATCGATGGCCCGGAGGCCTTCATCATGACCAATGTGGTCGGCACCTTCAAGCTACTCGATGCCTTCCGGAAGTACCTCGTCGAATCCGGTCGCACCAAGCTGCCGAACTACGGCAAGTCCATCGCCGATGGCGGCGAGTCCGCTTTCCTCCACGTCTCCACCGATGAGGTCTTCGGCTCGCTCGGAGCGGAGGATCCCATGTTCTGCGAGACCACGCCCTATGCGCCGAATAGCCCGTACAGCGCCTCGAAGGCGGGGAGCGATCACCTCGCCCGTGCCTATCACCATACCTACGGCATGCCGGTGCTCACCACCAATTGCTCGAACAACTACGGCCCCTTCCAGTTCCCGGAGAAGCTCCTGCCCCTCATGATCCAGAAGACTCTCCGCGGCGAGTCGCTGCCGGTCTATGGCGATGGCACGAATATCCGTGACTGGCTCTACGTGGAGGATCACTGCCGCGGCCTCGCCACGGCCCTAGTCCGTGGCACCATGGGTGAGACCTACGTGATCGGCGGCAAGAATGAGATCCGCAACATCGACGTGGTCCGTGCCTTGATCAAAACCGTGCACGAGCTTGCGCCGGAAAGCGCCACCAAGAGCGCGGACGAGCTCATCACCTATGTGAAGGACCGCCCCGGTCATGATCAGCGCTACGCCATCGACCCCGCCCGCATCGAGAACGAGCTCGGCTGGTCGCCCCGCGAGAATTTCGAGACCGGCCTGCGCAAGACGGTGCAGTGGTACCTCGATAACCAGGAATGGATCAACGCGATCGAGAACGGTAGCTATCGCGGCGAACGCCTCGGCACCCTTGCCTGA
- a CDS encoding SDR family oxidoreductase, translating to MKRPPRIVIVGAAGRLGQALEARFSRDATVLGLARPQIDLSSSQSIRAALEPLRFDHLMLPAAMTAVDACETNPDQAYAINTAAPGLIAEICAEKKAQMTHFSTDFVFDGAKQGEYSEEDAVNPLGIYGDSKLQGEHAVLAASPLHLVARVSWLYGPGKPAFPEWIVDQACQHPELALPADKTGSPVSSTDVAELLDPLLFGPGGEPASGIFHLCSSGSCSHQVWGQACLDLAVELGIPLRTREILGNSLADVRAFVAKRPPNSVMSTAKYTAFTGRSPRPWQEALREHFATSPTFRKYLAAACG from the coding sequence ATGAAACGTCCCCCCCGGATCGTCATTGTTGGTGCCGCAGGCCGTCTCGGCCAGGCACTCGAAGCCCGCTTCTCGCGGGATGCCACCGTTCTCGGCCTCGCCCGGCCGCAGATCGATCTCTCCTCGTCGCAGTCCATCCGCGCGGCTTTGGAGCCTCTCCGCTTCGATCATCTCATGCTCCCCGCCGCGATGACCGCGGTGGACGCCTGCGAGACGAATCCCGATCAGGCCTACGCGATCAATACCGCGGCGCCGGGCCTCATTGCGGAAATCTGCGCGGAGAAGAAGGCGCAAATGACCCATTTCAGCACCGACTTCGTTTTTGATGGCGCGAAGCAGGGTGAGTATTCCGAGGAGGATGCGGTGAACCCGCTTGGTATCTACGGCGATTCAAAGCTACAGGGTGAGCATGCGGTGCTCGCCGCCAGCCCCCTCCATCTCGTCGCCCGCGTCTCGTGGCTGTATGGCCCGGGCAAGCCCGCCTTCCCCGAGTGGATCGTGGATCAGGCCTGCCAGCATCCCGAGCTCGCCCTGCCTGCCGATAAGACCGGCTCCCCGGTTTCAAGCACGGATGTCGCGGAGCTCCTTGATCCGCTCCTCTTCGGTCCCGGTGGGGAGCCCGCCAGTGGCATCTTCCACCTCTGCAGTTCCGGCTCCTGCAGCCACCAAGTCTGGGGCCAAGCCTGCCTCGATCTGGCCGTGGAGCTCGGGATCCCGCTCAGAACCCGGGAGATTCTCGGCAACTCGCTCGCCGATGTCCGTGCTTTCGTCGCCAAGCGCCCGCCCAATAGCGTGATGAGCACTGCCAAGTATACCGCCTTCACCGGCCGCTCTCCGCGTCCATGGCAGGAGGCCCTCCGCGAGCACTTCGCCACCTCTCCCACCTTCCGGAAATACCTGGCCGCTGCCTGCGGTTGA